One Diospyros lotus cultivar Yz01 chromosome 1, ASM1463336v1, whole genome shotgun sequence genomic window carries:
- the LOC127804792 gene encoding tetraketide alpha-pyrone reductase 1, translating to MEPFKGRVCVTGASGFLASWLIKRLLLSGYYVIGTVRDTGNDTKLAHLWRLEGAKERLTLMRADLMEDGSFDDAVKGCAGVFHTASPVLSRPVSDPKAEILRPAIEGTLNVLRSCKKNPSLRRVVLTSSSSAVRARDDFDPNVPLEESCWSSVELCERFQIWYALSKTLAEKAAWEFCEESKIDLVTVLPSFVVGPSLSPDLCTTASDVLGLLQGKTERFEWHGRMGYVHVDDVALCHVLVYEHKDAHGRFLCSSVVLDNNELVSMLSARYPTLSIPKRFKALDRPYYELNVSKLTSIGFKFRSVEEMFDDCVASLMAQGHLSPV from the exons ATGGAACCATTCAAAGGCAGAGTTTGTGTGACGGGTGCATCTGGATTTCTTGCTTCTTGGTTAATTAAGCGCCTCCTGTTGTCTGGCTATTATGTTATTGGAACTGTCAGAGACACTG GAAATGATACGAAATTGGCACATCTATGGAGGCTGGAAGGAGCGAAGGAAAGACTTACATTGATGAGGGCTGATTTAATGGAGGACGGAAGCTTTGACGACGCCGTTAAGGGATGCGCCGGTGTCTTCCACACTGCCTCGCCCGTACTAAGCCGACCGGTGTCCGATCCAAAg GCTGAAATCCTGAGACCTGCAATTGAGGGCACCTTGAACGTCCTGCGTTCATGCAAGAAGAATCCATCGCTAAGGCGCGTGGTTCTGACTTCATCTTCCTCAGCAGTTAGGGCAAGAGACGATTTCGACCCTAACGTGCCCTTGGAAGAGTCCTGTTGGAGCTCTGTCGAACTCTGCGAAAGATTCCAG ATCTGGTATGCGTTATCGAAAACCCTAGCGGAGAAGGCGGCATGGGAGTTCTGCGAGGAGAGCAAGATCGACCTGGTGACGGTTCTCCCCTCCTTCGTCGTCGGACCTAGTTTATCGCCGGATTTGTGTACTACTGCTTCCGACGTCCTCGGCTTACTTCAAG GGAAGACGGAGAGGTTTGAGTGGCACGGAAGGATGGGGTACGTGCACGTCGATGATGTAGCTCTCTGCCATGTGCTTGTTTACGAGCACAAGGACGCCCATGGAAGGTTCCTTTGCAGCTCTGTTGTTCTGGACAACAATGAGCTTGTTTCCATGCTGTCTGCACGCTATCCGACATTGTCCATCCCAAAGAG GTTTAAGGCATTGGATAGGCCATACTATGAGCTGAACGTCTCCAAGCTAACAAGTATAGGGTTCAAGTTCAGGTCTGTGGAAGAGATGTTCGATGACTGCGTTGCATCTTTGATGGCGCAAGGACACCTTAGTCCAGTCTAG